In Erigeron canadensis isolate Cc75 chromosome 6, C_canadensis_v1, whole genome shotgun sequence, the following are encoded in one genomic region:
- the LOC122605344 gene encoding callose synthase 3-like isoform X1, with protein sequence MTSRGGGSGSSDPTPPPQRRIMRTQTAGNLGESIFDSEVVPSSLVEIAPILRVANEVEPSNARVAYLCRFYAFEKAHRLDPTSSGRGVRQFKTALLQRLERENDPTLIGRMKKSDAREMQSFYRHYYSKYIQALQSAADKADRAQLTKAYQTANVLFEVLKAVNQTQAVEVDREILETHDKVAQKTEIYLPYNILPLDPDSANQAIMRFPEIQAAVVALRNTRGLPWPREYKKKNEEDILDWLQSMFGFQKDNVANQREHLILLLANVHIRQIPKPDQQPKLDERALNEVMKKLFKNYKKWCKYLDRKSSLWLPTIQQEVQQRKLLYMGLYLLIWGEAANLRFMPECLCYIYHHMAFELYGMLAGNVSPMTGENVKPAYGGDEEAFLTKVVSPIYDVIAKEAAWSKVGKSKHSQWRNYDDLNEYFWSKDCFRLGWPMRADADFFCEPVKSRVSEKNGVSFSRKAFSTLHFLFIIQKSSVIYVKMAEKCDIQDDKPTSSSRRAAKVNFVEIRSYWHVFRSFDRMWSFFILCLQAMIIVAWNGDGNPTTIFDSDVFKKVLSVFITASILKLGQAVLDVIFNWKARHCMPFYVKLRYVLKVVSAAAWVVILPVTYAYTSEDPAGFAQTIKGWFGSSSGSPSLFIVAVVAYLSPNMLAAVLFLFPFIRRYLESSDYRIVMLMMWWSQPRLYVGRGMHESTFSLFKYTTFWILLIITKLAFSYYLEIKPLVGPTKAIMSVHINTYAWHEFFPQAKNNIGVVVALWAPIILVYFMDTQIWYAIFSTLFGGIYGAFRRLGEIRTLGMLRSRFESLPGAFNGCLIPPEKSDQVKKKGLKATLSRNYDTITPHKGKEAARFAQLWNKIITSFREEDLINNREMNLLLVPYWADLDLDLIQWPPFLLASMIPIALDMAKDSNGKDRELKKRIDNDNYMSCAVRECYASFRNIIKFLVRGNREKKIINDIFEEVDKHIENGTLVKEFKMSALPILYDHVVKLINYLLTNKQEDRDQVVILFQDMHEVVTRDIMEDQFPNLDEPGYEMDQYQLFAPAGAILFPTPESEAWKEKINRLYLLLTVKESAMDVPSNLEARRRISFFSNSLFMDMPSAPKVRNMLSFSVLTPYYTEEVLFSLHDLEVPNEDGVSILFYLQKIFPDEWNNFLERVNCTNEDDLKGNDKLEDHLRLWASYRGQTLTKTVRGMMYYRKALELQAFLDMAKDQDLMEGYKAIELNEDQMKGERSLWAQCQAVSDMKFTYVVSCQQYGIQKRSGDLRAQNVLRLMTEYPSLRVAYIDEVEEPSKDATKKVNHKVYYSALVKAMPNSNASETGQNLDQVIYKIKLPGPAILGEGKPENQNHAIIFTRGEGLQTIDMNQDNYMEEALKMRNLLQEFLKKHDDVRYPTILGLREHIFTGSVSSLAWFMSNQETSFVTIGQRLLANPLKVRFHYGHPDVFDRLFHLTRGGVSKASKIINLSEDIFAGFNSTLREGNVTHHEYIQVGKGRDVGLNQISLFEAKIANGNGEQTLSRDVYRLGHRFDFFRMLSCYFTTIGFYFSTLITVLTVYVFLYGRLYLVLSGLEEGLASQPAIRHNKPLQVALASQSFVQIGFLMALPMMMEIGLERGFRTALSEFILMQLQLAPVFFTFSLGTKTHYYGRTLLHGGAKYRATGRGFVVFHAKFAENYRLYSRSHFVKGIELMILLLVYQIFGQSYRGTVAYLLITISIWFMVGTWLFAPFLFNPSGFEWQKIVDDWSDWNKWISNQGGIGVPPEKSWESWWEEEQEHLHYSGKRGVIVEILLALRFFIYQYGLVYHLSMTKHQKSVLVYGISWVVIFAILLVVKAVSFGRMKFSAKFQLVFRLIKGAIFIMFVSILVILIALPHMTLQDIVVCILAFMPTGWGLLLIAQACKPVVKTAGFWGSIRTLARGYEIVMGLLLFTPVAFLAWFPFVSEFQTRMLFNQAFSRGLQISRILGGHRKDRSARNKE encoded by the exons ATGACGTCTAGAGGTGGAGGAAGCGGTTCGTCGGATCCGACACCGCCGCCGCAGCGACGGATCATGCGGACGCAGACGGCTGGGAATCTCGGAGAATCGATATTTGACAGTGAAGTTGTGCCGTCGTCGTTGGTTGAAATTGCTCCCATTCTTCGTGTGGCTAATGAAGTTGAGCCTAGTAACGCTAGGGTTGCTTATCTTT GTCGGTTTTATGCATTTGAGAAAGCTCATAGGTTGGATCCCACTTCCAGCGGACGTGGTGTGCGTCAATTTAAAACAGCTCTTCTTCAGCGGCTTGAAAGg GAAAATGACCCCACTTTGATTGGAAGGATGAAAAAAAGCGATGCACGTGAAATGCAGAGCTTTTATCGACATTACTACTCAAAGTACATCCAAGCTTTGCAAAGTGCTGCGGATAAGGCAGACCG TGCACAGCTTACAAAAGCATACCAGACTGCTAATGTTCTTTTTGAGGTTTTAAAGGCTGTTAATCAGACACAAGCAGTGGAAGTTGATCGTGAG ATTCTGGAAACACATGATAAAGTTGCACAGAAGACAGAGATTTATCTCCCATACAATATACTGCCTCTTGATCCCGATAGTGCTAATCAGGCTATTATGAGATTTCCTGAG ATTCAAGCTGCTGTTGTTGCTCTACGTAACACAAGAGGTCTTCCATGGCCCAGAGAATACaagaagaaaaatgaagaagaCATTTTAGATTGGCTTCAATCTATGTTTGGGTTTCAG AAAGACAATGTGGCAAATCAACGTGAGCACCTGATTTTGTTGCTTGCGAATGTTCATATTCGCCAAATTCCAAAACCTGATCAGCAGCCAAAG TTGGATGAGCGCGCATTGAATGAAGTGATGAAGAAACTTTTCAAGAACTACAAGAAATGGTGCAAGTACTTGGACCGTAAAAGTAGTCTTTG GTTGCCAACTATTCAACAAGAAGTTCAACAACGTAAATTGTTGTATATGGGTCTGTATCTTCTTATCTGGGGGGAGGCTGCAAATCTGAGATTTATGCCTGAGTGTCTCTGCTACATCTATCAtcat ATGGCCTTTGAACTGTACGGTATGCTAGCTGGCAATGTCAGTCCCATGACCGGTGAAAATGTAAAACCAGCTTATGGAGGAGACGAGGAAGCTTTCTTGACAAAAGTGGTTTCTCCTATTTATGATGTTATAGCAAAG GAAGCTGCCTGGAGCAAAGTCGGGAAATCGAAACATTCCCAGTGGAGAAACTATGACGATTTAAATGAGTATTTCTG GTCTAAAGATTGTTTCCGGTTAGGTTGGCCAATGCGTGCTGATGCAGATTTTTTTTGTGAGCCTGTAAAGTCACGTGTGTCTGAAAAAAATGGGGTAAGCTTTAGCCGTAAGGCCTTCTCTACTTTACATTTCTTGTTCATAATTCAGAAGTCAAGTGTCATCTATGTTAAAATGGCGGAAAAATGTGATATCCAGGATGATAAACCAACTAGTAGCAGTCGGCGAGCTGCTAAAGTCAATTTTGTCGAGATACGCTCATATTGGCATGTGTTTAGAAGTTTTGACAGAATGTGGAGTTTCTTTATATTATGCTTACAG GCTATGATTATTGTTGCTTGGAATGGTGATGGAAACCCGACCACTATCTTCGATTCTGATGTTTTTAAGAAAGTACTGAGTGTTTTTATAACTGCTTCAATATTGAAGCTTGGTCAAG CTGTTCTGGATGTGATATTCAATTGGAAGGCAAGACATTGCATGCCCTTCTATGTCAAGCTACGATATGTTTTGAAGGTTGTATCTGCTGCTGCATGGGTTGTAATCTTACCGGTTACTTATGCTTATACATCAGAAGACCCAGCTGGTTTTGCTCAAACCATTAAAGGGTGGTTTGGGAGCAGTTCTGGCTCCCCTTCATTGTTCATAGTGGCGGTTGTTGCTTATCTGTCACCCAACATGCTTGCTGCGGTGCTGTTTTTATTTCCCTTCATAAGACGCTACCTTGAGAGTTCAGACTACAGAATTGTGATGCTCATGATGTGGTGGTCTCAG CCTCGGCTTTATGTTGGGAGGGGAATGCATGAGAGCACATTTTCACTTTTCAA GTACACGACCTTTTGGATTCTGCTCATTATTACGAAGCTGGCTTTCAGTTACTATTTAGAG ATAAAGCCACTTGTGGGTCCTACAAAAGCTATCATGAGTGTTCATATCAATACTTATGCATGGCATGAGTTCTTCCCACAGG CAAAGAACAATATCGGTGTGGTGGTTGCGCTCTGGGCTCCAATTATTCTT GTGTATTTTATGGATACGCAAATCTGGTATGCTATATTCTCTACTTTATTTGGAGGTATTTATGGTGCATTTCGTCGTCTTGGAGAG ATTCGAACTCTAGGAATGCTACGGTCCCGTTTTGAGTCATTGCCTGGTGCGTTTAATGGCTGCTTAATTCCACCTGAGAAAAGTGATCAAGTGAAAAAGAAAGGACTTAAAGCAACCTTGTCACGTAATTACGACACG ATAACCCCCCATAAAGGAAAAGAAGCTGCAAGATTTGCTCAGTTATGGAACAAAATTATCACCAGTTTCCGGGAGGAAGATCTTATTAATAATAG GGAAATGAACCTCTTGCTTGTTCCTTATTGGGCGGACCTAGACTTGGACCTAATACAGTGGCCTCCGTTTCTGCTTGCTAGCATG ATTCCTATTGCATTGGATATGGCTAAAGACAGCAATGGCAAAGATCGTGAGCTGAAAAAGAGGATTGATAATGACAATTATATGTCTTGTGCGGTTCGTGAATGCTATGCTTCCTTCCGCAACATCATTAAGTTTTTGGTTCGTGGCAATCGCGAGAAGAA GATTATCAATGACATCTTCGAAGAAGTTGACAAACATATAGAAAATGGTACTCTAGTGAAAGAGTTCAAAATGAGTGCTCTCCCTATCCTTTACGATCATGTTGTCAAGCTTATCAATTACTTG CTAACAAATAAGCAGGAGGATCGGGATCAAGTTGTTATCCTTTTTCAGGATATGCATGAAGTTGTTACCAGAGACATAATGGAGGATCAGTTTCCAAA tTTGGATGAGCCAGGTTATGAGATGGATCAATACCAGCTATTTGCACCGGCAGGAGCAATTCTATTCCCGACTCCAGAATCTGAAGCTTGGAAGGAAAAA ATCAACAGGTTGTACCTGTTGCTTACAGTCAAAGAGTCTGCTATGGATGTGCCATCTAACTTGGAAGCTAGAAGACGGATTTCCTTCTTCTCCAATTCATTATTTATGGATATGCCGTCAGCCCCCAAAGTTCGCAATATGCTTTCGTTTTC TGTACTTACACCTTATTACACGGAGGAGGTTCTCTTTTCGTTGCATGATTTGGAAGTCCCGAACGAGGATGGGGTATCGATCCTATTCTATTTGCAGAAGATTTTCCCAG ATGAGTGGAACAACTTTCTTGAGAGAGTGAATTGTACCAACGAAGATGACCTAAAAGGAAACGACAAATTAGAGGATCATCTACGTCTTTGGGCTTCTTATAGAGGACAAACATTGACCAAAACTG TTAGGGGAATGATGTATTATCGTAAAGCCTTGGAGCTTCAGGCGTTTCTTGATATGGCTAAAGACCAAG ATCTGATGGAGGGGTATAAGGCGATTGAATTGAATGAGGACCAGATGAAGGGAGAAAGGTCATTGTGGGCTCAGTGTCAAGCAGTATCTGATATGAAGTTTACATATGTGGTGTCATGCCAACAATATGGCATTCAAAAACGATCAGGGGATCTTCGTGCACAAAATGTTCTGAGACTTATGACAGAGTACCCGTCCCTACGTGTAGCATACATTGATGAGGTTGAAGAGCCTAGCAAAGACGCAACTAAGAAAGTAAACCACAAGGTTTATTACTCGGCTTTAGTTAAAGCCATGCCAAATTCCAATGCTTCTGAAACGGGCCAAAACTTGGATCAG gttatatataagataaaattgCCTGGACCTGCAATATTAGGAGAAGGAAAGCCTGAGAATCAGAATCATGCGATCATCTTCACACGTGGAGAAGGCTTGCAGACGATTGACATGAACCAG GACAATTACATGGAAGAGGCCTTAAAAATGAGGAACTTGCTTCAAGAATTTCTGAAAAAACATGATGATGTGAGATACCCCACGATTTTGGGACTTCGGGAACATATTTTTACTGGCAGTGTTTCTTCTCTTGCATGGTTTATGTCCAATCAAGAAACAAGTTTCGTAACAATTGGTCAAAGGCTGTTGGCCAATCCTTTGAAGGTTCGTTTTCATTATGGTCATCCGGATGTGTTTGATAGGCTCTTTCACTTGACAAGAGGGGGTGTGAGCAAAGCCTCCAAGATCATAAATCTGAGTGAAGATATATTTGCCG GTTTCAATTCCACACTCCGTGAAGGCAATGTTACACATCATGAATATATACAAGTTGGTAAAGGGAGAGACGTGGGTTTAAATCAAATATCTCTGTTTGAGGCGAAAATAGCCAATGGAAATGGGGAACAAACCCTTAGTCGTGATGTTTACAGACTTGGTCACCGGTTTGACTTTTTCAGAATGCTTTCATGCTACTTCACTACAATCGGTTTCTACTTTAGTACCTTG ATCACCGTGTTGACTGTGTATGTATTTCTATATGGGCGTCTTTATCTTGTTCTTAGTGGACTCGAGGAAGGGCTTGCTTCACAACCTGCCATTCGACACAATAAACCACTTCAAGTAGCTCTTGCTTCACAATCCTTTGTGCAAATTGGGTTCTTAATGGCCCTACCTATGATGATGGAAATTGGTCTAGAAAGGGGATTCCGGACTGCATTAAGTGAATTCATTCTCATGCAGTTGCAACTTGCCCCTGTGTTCTTCACATTTTCACTTGGAACAAAGACTCACTACTATGGTAGGACCTTGCTTCATGGAGGCGCAAAGTACAGGGCGACAGGCCGTGGGTTTGTCGTGTTTCATGCAAAGTTTGCTGAAAATTACCGTCTTTACTCCCGTAGTCATTTTGTAAAGGGAATCGAGCTAATGATCTTGCTACTTGTTTACCAAATATTTGGTCAATCATATAGAGGGACAGTTGCTTACCTATTGATCACTATCTCGATATGGTTTATGGTTGGCACGTGGCTATTTGCCCCTTTCCTTTTCAATCCCTCAGGTTTTGAGTGGCAAAAGATTGTAGATGACTGGTCTGATTGGAATAAGTGGATTAGCAACCAGGGTGGTATTGGTGTGCCCCCTGAGAAGAGTTGGGAGTCATGGTGGGAAGAGGAGCAAGAACACCTGCATTATTCAGGAAAGCGTGGTGTTATAGTAGAGATATTGTTAGCATTgcgtttttttatttatcagtACGGGCTTGTTTATCATCTAAGTATGACAAAGCATCAGAAGAGTGTCTTG GTTTATGGTATATCATGGGTGGTCATTTTCGCCATTTTGTTGGTGGTGAAG GCTGTATCTTTCGGGCGGATGAAATTCAGTGCAAAGTTTCAACTTGTTTTCCGCCTAATCAAAGGGGCAATCTTCATCATGTTTGTTTCTATTCTGGTGATCCTGATTGCCCTTCCCCATATGACATTACAAGACATTGTTGTGTGCATACTTGCCTTCATGCCAACCGGCTGGGGTTTATTATTG ATTGCACAGGCATGTAAACCCGTAGTGAAGACAGCAGGTTTCTGGGGATCCATTAGAACACTTGCTCGTGGATATGAGATAGTGATGGGTTTGCTGCTGTTCACCCCAGTTGCGTTTCTTGCATGGTTTCCTTTTGTTTCAGAATTTCAAACACGTATGCTGTTCAACCAAGCATTCAGCAGAGGTTTGCAAATATCTCGTATTCTTGGAGGGCATAGGAAAGATCGGTCAGCTAGAAACAAAGAGTAG